Proteins co-encoded in one Papaver somniferum cultivar HN1 chromosome 5, ASM357369v1, whole genome shotgun sequence genomic window:
- the LOC113277902 gene encoding uncharacterized protein LOC113277902, with protein MEDDNLLGTLVPSSQHLDLQSIRGRINELSEFERSFNDVSEVQSTSESEKKLINDFIFEFESKIKPTTLEFLDFTSLGHQDLDAYVEHAKKELNLVDAEILKISEENDDLEKAIREDYSEKFATGLEELKHSLNRTELQGIDELHLASHGEDTILTENQGSLMNTHEDYSFEVWDLDNQLQKTKATLSSLQDYDCITKRLEATVQIEDMLSGLKVIEFTGNCIRLSVKTFIPNLEGILYRQIPEYTTESSIMDHELLIELMDGTVELKKAEIFPNDVFIGEVVEAVKCSRMPFSLPISRNRSSLEWFIRKVQTRIIFCSLRQLLVKEANKSRYSFEYSDKDETVIAQMAGGIAAFIRIPKGWPTINSPLKLISLKASDNHSTGISLSFLCKVQDLVNSLDVKRRQNLPDFADAIEEILVHQMRAELQA; from the exons ATGGAGGATGATAATCTACTGGGAACGCTCGTCCCGTCGTCCCAACATCTAGATCTTCAGTCCATTCGTGGTCGAATAAACGAGTTATCGGAGTTTGAGCGAAGTTTCAACGACGTATCTGAAGTACAATCCACTTCTGAGTCTGAGAAGAAACTAATAAACGATTTCATTTTCGAATTCGAA AGCAAAATCAAACCAACCACTTTGGAGTTTTTGGATTTTACCTCTTTAGGGCATCAAGATTTAG ATGCATATGTTGAACATGCAAAGAAGGAGCTGAACTTGGTTGATGCTGAAATCTTGAAGATTTCTGAGGAAAATGATGATCTCGAGAAAGCAATTAGAGAAG ATtattctgaaaaatttgcaacGGGTCTTGAAGAGTTGAAACATTCTTTGAATCGTACTGAATTACAG GGGATTGATGAATTACATTTGGCTTCACATGGCGAAGATACCATATTAACAGAAAATCAAGGGAGTCTTATGAACACACATGAAGACTATTCATTTGAG GTTTGGGATCTTGATAATCAGTTGCAGAAGACAAAAGCTACATTAAGCTCTCTTCAGGATTATGATTGTATAACTAAAAG GCTTGAAGCTACTGTACAGATTGAGGATATGCTATCTGGTCTTAAAGTCATTGAATTTACAGGGAACTGCATCAGGTTGTCAGTGAAGACATTCATTCCGAACCTGGAGGGAATTTTGTATAGACAGATCCCTGAATACACTACAGAATCATCTATCATGGACCATGAGTTGCTAATAGAACTAATGGACGGGACTGTGGAGTTAAAGAAGGCAGAG ATTTTCCCAAATGATGTATTCATAGGCGAAGTAGTCGAAGCTGTTAAGTGTTCAAG GATGCCTTTTTCATTGCCGATTTCGAGGAATAGGTCTTCTCTGGAATGGTTTATTCGAAAAGTGCAGACTCGGATCATCTTTTGCAGTCTAAGGCAACTGCTAGTGAAGGAAGCTAATAAATCAAG ATACTCATTTGAGTACTCAGACAAAGATGAGACGGTAATAGCTCAGATGGCTGGGGGAATTGCTGCGTTCATAAGGATACCCAAAGGTTGGCCAACAATAAATTCTCCGTTGAAGCTGATCTCCCTGAAAGCCTCAGACAATCATTCCACTGGGATTTCGTTGAGCTTTCTCTGCAAGGTCCAG GATTTGGTAAACTCCCTGGATGTAAAAAGAAGGCAGAATTTGCCAGACTTTGCTGATGCAATTGAGGAAATACTTGTCCATCAGATGCGTGCAGAACTCCAAGCCTAA